One region of Halomonas huangheensis genomic DNA includes:
- a CDS encoding MFS transporter — translation MSRLFSDREGDDGLPGPERRLAVIALVLGTLMAVVDTTMINIALPSMARDLDISPSRAIWITNLFQVVCAAMLLVFAAASELLSRRKVYVFGIGLFTLGALGSALSPNFETLLVFRALQGVGAAATLSIGPSLYRMIFPSRLLGSALGLSSLVVAGGYAAGPSIGGLVLSVANWPWLFALNLPLGVAAVVMAWRALPREVSREGSFDSFGAIFSMLMLGGLFMAMDAVGHQASALELLAWGMLTGVALLGFVWRQRRASHPLLPLGVFRESRFRLAVGTQGTAFIGQGLTFVALSFLYQQEMGYSALHTAWLFTPWPLTIMLVGPLAGRLADRFNPALVATTGLVLLLLGLISLALLPADAGVLDSMWRTALCGAGFGLFQPPNNRELMTSVPLARSANASGVMSTTRTVGQSLGVALVGLCLAAGAGVQQALWLGAATTLLALCISIIRVGRAGRAHVEARSARAS, via the coding sequence ATGAGTCGTCTGTTCTCGGATCGTGAAGGTGACGATGGTCTGCCTGGACCAGAACGTCGTCTAGCGGTGATCGCCCTGGTGCTTGGCACTCTGATGGCGGTCGTCGATACCACCATGATCAATATCGCGCTGCCATCGATGGCGCGTGACCTCGATATCTCCCCATCCAGAGCTATCTGGATCACCAACCTGTTTCAGGTGGTGTGTGCTGCCATGCTACTGGTATTTGCTGCGGCCAGTGAGCTGTTGAGTCGACGCAAGGTCTATGTCTTCGGCATTGGCCTCTTCACGCTTGGTGCCCTGGGCAGTGCATTGTCACCCAATTTCGAGACGCTGCTGGTGTTTCGGGCTCTGCAGGGTGTAGGCGCTGCGGCGACGCTCTCGATTGGTCCATCGCTGTATCGCATGATCTTCCCCTCACGCTTGCTGGGAAGTGCGCTGGGGTTATCGTCATTGGTGGTCGCGGGTGGCTATGCGGCGGGCCCATCGATTGGCGGTCTGGTGCTGTCGGTCGCCAACTGGCCATGGCTGTTTGCTCTGAATCTGCCGCTGGGTGTGGCGGCAGTGGTCATGGCCTGGCGAGCTCTACCGCGAGAGGTGTCTCGCGAAGGCAGTTTTGATTCCTTCGGTGCGATTTTTTCGATGTTGATGCTCGGTGGTCTGTTCATGGCCATGGATGCTGTTGGTCATCAGGCTTCGGCGCTGGAACTATTGGCCTGGGGTATGCTGACGGGTGTCGCTCTGCTGGGCTTCGTCTGGCGGCAGCGTCGCGCGAGTCACCCCTTGTTGCCACTTGGCGTGTTTCGGGAGTCACGCTTTCGCCTTGCTGTTGGCACCCAGGGGACTGCCTTCATCGGTCAGGGGCTGACGTTCGTGGCGCTATCCTTTCTTTACCAGCAGGAGATGGGTTACTCGGCGCTGCATACTGCCTGGCTATTCACCCCCTGGCCGTTGACTATCATGCTGGTCGGGCCGCTTGCCGGTCGCCTCGCTGATCGTTTCAATCCGGCGCTGGTGGCGACGACAGGACTGGTGCTGTTGCTGCTCGGACTGATTAGCCTGGCGCTGCTGCCGGCAGATGCCGGAGTGCTGGATAGTATGTGGCGGACGGCGCTGTGTGGGGCCGGCTTCGGACTGTTCCAGCCGCCCAATAATCGAGAATTGATGACTAGCGTGCCGCTTGCGCGCAGTGCCAATGCATCTGGAGTGATGAGTACCACGCGTACGGTCGGTCAGTCGTTGGGAGTCGCGCTGGTTGGCCTGTGTCTCGCGGCGGGTGCCGGCGTGCAGCAGGCGCTGTGGTTGGGAGCCGCGACCACGCTGCTGGCGCTGTGCATCAGTATCATTCGTGTCGGTCGTGCTGGACGTGCCCATGTCGAGGCGCGTTCGGCGCGAGCATCGTAG
- a CDS encoding BolA family protein yields MSIQATIEDKLKALEPTELVVENESHMHNVPPNSETHFKVTLVSERFVGLMPVKRHQQIYALLADELSGPVHALALHLYTPQEWASRGAPRPDSPGCMGGGH; encoded by the coding sequence ATGAGTATACAGGCGACCATCGAAGATAAACTCAAGGCGCTGGAGCCCACCGAGTTGGTGGTCGAGAACGAGAGCCACATGCACAATGTGCCGCCGAATTCCGAGACCCACTTCAAGGTGACGCTGGTGTCGGAGCGCTTTGTCGGATTGATGCCGGTCAAGCGCCACCAGCAGATCTATGCGCTGTTGGCTGACGAGCTTTCAGGCCCTGTTCATGCGCTGGCACTGCATCTCTACACTCCGCAGGAATGGGCGTCGCGTGGTGCCCCCCGTCCCGATTCGCCTGGCTGCATGGGCGGTGGGCACTAG
- a CDS encoding GNAT family N-acetyltransferase, whose protein sequence is MTELVALGPDDLEALLALEEAQPIPVSMPTTLARALASSRHQVFGAVDEYGRILGYALLAIQAFDGELEAVLVAADARRQGIAGRLLAQVISTARERQLERLLLEVRAGNNAAIVLYRAAGFAQDGIRKGYYPPAPDSVEREDACLMSLDLDSSARNG, encoded by the coding sequence GTGACTGAGCTGGTGGCGCTGGGGCCTGATGATCTGGAGGCTCTGCTGGCGCTCGAGGAGGCCCAGCCCATACCGGTATCAATGCCGACCACTTTGGCCAGGGCGTTGGCCAGTTCCAGGCATCAGGTATTCGGCGCTGTGGACGAATATGGCCGAATACTCGGCTACGCGCTATTGGCGATACAGGCCTTCGATGGCGAATTGGAGGCTGTTCTGGTTGCCGCCGACGCGCGACGCCAGGGCATTGCCGGGCGTTTGCTGGCGCAGGTAATCAGTACCGCGCGAGAGCGACAACTCGAACGCCTGTTGCTGGAAGTGCGTGCCGGCAACAACGCGGCGATCGTTCTGTATCGTGCTGCCGGCTTTGCGCAGGACGGTATCCGCAAGGGCTACTACCCTCCCGCACCTGACTCGGTGGAACGCGAGGACGCCTGTCTGATGTCGCTTGATCTGGATAGTAGCGCCCGTAATGGATAG
- a CDS encoding cell division protein ZapB — translation MSTELFNQLEQKVTSAVEALELLKMEAEELREENARLKQEREDWERRLTSLLGKLDDIDGGQQQAASQPAQSM, via the coding sequence ATGAGCACTGAACTCTTCAACCAGCTCGAACAGAAAGTCACTAGTGCCGTCGAGGCGCTGGAATTGCTGAAGATGGAAGCCGAGGAGCTGCGCGAGGAAAATGCTCGCCTCAAGCAGGAGCGCGAGGATTGGGAACGTCGCCTGACGTCATTGCTCGGCAAACTCGACGATATCGATGGCGGTCAGCAGCAGGCAGCATCCCAGCCCGCTCAGTCGATGTAA
- a CDS encoding M20 metallopeptidase family protein — translation MFNDLQLARAVALRHDLHRHPELKFEERRTSALLAERLEALGYHVTRGIADTGVMAELDTGRPGPVIALRADMDALPIVEANQRAWRSEHEGRMHACGHDGHTAALMLAAEAIIERRDSLGGHLKLLFQPAEEGGNGAEKMVQAGVLDSPRVDAIFGYHNRPGFETGMLFVKPGSAMGGNDTWKVTIRGRSGHAAMPHLALDPIYIGACVVQQVQGLVGRHKSPLRAGVITVASFHAGDAANVIPGTAELLVNIRSDSSEARDALAGNLEALVGGICSAHGAEFAIEHLQHVPPLVNDAEWSQRVLDIAREYGVSPRIEKIDYMPTMGAEDFAFYLQQVPGCFFFVGNGEHGAYLHNEHYDFNDDILPVAAGTFVALCESLMKAR, via the coding sequence ATGTTCAATGATCTGCAACTTGCACGCGCGGTAGCGCTGCGCCACGACCTTCACCGACACCCTGAGCTCAAGTTCGAGGAGCGGCGTACATCAGCGTTGCTGGCGGAACGTCTGGAGGCGTTGGGCTATCACGTTACCCGCGGTATCGCCGACACCGGGGTGATGGCGGAGCTGGATACTGGACGTCCGGGGCCAGTGATTGCCTTGCGTGCCGATATGGATGCCCTGCCGATCGTTGAAGCCAATCAGCGTGCCTGGCGGTCCGAGCATGAAGGACGTATGCATGCCTGTGGTCATGATGGCCATACTGCTGCCCTGATGTTGGCTGCCGAAGCGATCATCGAGCGCCGTGACTCACTGGGAGGCCATCTCAAGCTGCTGTTCCAGCCTGCGGAGGAAGGGGGCAATGGCGCGGAGAAGATGGTACAGGCGGGAGTTCTGGACTCGCCGCGGGTAGACGCCATCTTTGGCTATCACAACCGTCCCGGCTTCGAAACCGGAATGCTGTTCGTCAAGCCGGGGTCGGCGATGGGCGGCAATGATACCTGGAAGGTGACTATTCGCGGTCGCTCGGGACATGCGGCGATGCCGCATCTGGCACTGGACCCCATCTACATCGGTGCTTGTGTTGTGCAGCAGGTGCAGGGCCTGGTCGGTCGTCACAAGTCGCCGTTGCGTGCCGGTGTGATTACCGTGGCGTCGTTTCACGCTGGGGATGCGGCCAATGTCATTCCTGGCACCGCTGAGCTGCTGGTCAATATCCGCAGTGACAGCAGCGAGGCGCGAGATGCTCTGGCCGGCAATCTGGAGGCGCTGGTCGGTGGTATCTGCTCCGCTCATGGCGCTGAGTTCGCCATCGAGCATCTGCAGCATGTCCCACCCCTGGTGAATGACGCCGAGTGGTCCCAGCGGGTGTTGGATATCGCACGCGAGTACGGCGTCAGTCCACGTATCGAGAAGATCGATTACATGCCAACCATGGGGGCAGAGGACTTCGCCTTCTACCTGCAGCAGGTGCCGGGTTGCTTCTTCTTCGTGGGCAACGGTGAGCACGGAGCTTACCTGCACAACGAGCACTATGACTTCAACGACGACATTCTGCCGGTGGCGGCGGGTACCTTCGTTGCACTGTGTGAGTCGCTGATGAAAGCGCGTTGA
- a CDS encoding AbgT family transporter: MQAVLSLIERVGNKLPHPFVLFVILAGLVIAVSALLSAFGVTAVNPETGAEVAVKSLLSGNGIEFILTNVVSNFINFPPLGLILVVMFGIGLADKVGLLATLMQVSVAKAPPALLTFIVFLAGICGSIASDANYLILIPLVAMIYQSVGRHPIAGAAAAYAAAGAGFDASLFVTVGDALFSGITTEAARLVDPDAYVSPVDNYYFVACSVFVLALVGTLVIDRIVEPRLNRTLPMDKLTLVHVEHHTLSADERRGLKRVGLVTVAYVAVVVMAVLPEASPLRNADGGLIPSPFLKSLVPLMFGYFVAIGLTYGLCTGRITQARDVPERMAEAAGELAPTLVLFFAIAQFIAYFKWSELGQFIAIEGSNILQSTGFTGLPLVAAFIVMSAVLNVFMTSGSAQWALMAPVFVPMLMMIDFDPAFVLAMFRIGDSSTNIISPMSPYFSVALVYMQRYKSDMGLGTLMATMLPLSVSFLLAWSAFLMLWLLMGLPIGPGVYMMAT; the protein is encoded by the coding sequence ATGCAAGCTGTTCTTTCCTTGATCGAGCGTGTCGGCAACAAGTTGCCACACCCCTTTGTGCTATTCGTGATACTGGCGGGATTGGTGATCGCTGTTTCTGCGCTGCTGTCCGCGTTCGGTGTTACCGCCGTCAATCCTGAAACGGGCGCGGAGGTGGCGGTCAAAAGCCTGCTGTCCGGCAACGGGATCGAGTTCATATTGACCAATGTGGTCAGCAACTTCATCAACTTTCCCCCACTGGGGCTGATACTGGTGGTGATGTTCGGCATCGGTCTTGCCGATAAGGTCGGGCTGCTGGCTACCCTGATGCAGGTGTCGGTGGCCAAGGCGCCTCCGGCGCTGCTGACCTTTATCGTCTTCCTCGCCGGGATCTGCGGCAGCATCGCCTCCGATGCCAACTATCTGATCCTGATCCCGCTGGTGGCGATGATCTACCAGTCGGTCGGCCGTCACCCGATTGCCGGCGCTGCCGCTGCCTATGCCGCCGCCGGGGCCGGCTTCGATGCGAGCCTCTTCGTCACCGTCGGTGATGCGTTGTTCTCGGGGATCACCACTGAGGCCGCACGTCTGGTCGATCCCGACGCCTATGTATCACCGGTAGACAATTATTACTTCGTGGCTTGCTCGGTCTTCGTACTGGCACTGGTGGGGACGCTGGTCATTGATCGTATTGTCGAGCCGCGCCTCAATCGCACCCTGCCCATGGACAAGCTGACTCTTGTGCACGTTGAACACCATACCTTGAGTGCTGATGAGCGGCGTGGTCTCAAACGGGTTGGCCTGGTGACTGTGGCGTATGTTGCGGTGGTGGTGATGGCCGTGCTGCCCGAAGCCTCTCCGCTACGTAATGCCGATGGAGGCCTGATTCCATCACCGTTCCTCAAATCACTGGTACCGCTGATGTTCGGCTACTTCGTGGCCATTGGCTTGACCTACGGGCTCTGCACCGGGCGTATTACCCAGGCCCGGGATGTTCCCGAGCGCATGGCGGAAGCCGCAGGTGAGCTGGCGCCGACGTTGGTACTGTTCTTTGCCATTGCTCAATTCATCGCTTACTTCAAGTGGTCGGAGTTGGGGCAGTTCATTGCCATTGAAGGCTCCAATATTCTGCAGAGCACCGGGTTTACCGGCTTGCCGCTGGTAGCAGCCTTCATCGTGATGAGTGCCGTACTGAACGTGTTCATGACCAGCGGTTCGGCACAGTGGGCGCTGATGGCCCCGGTGTTCGTGCCGATGCTGATGATGATCGATTTTGATCCGGCATTTGTGCTGGCGATGTTCCGTATCGGCGACTCGAGTACCAACATCATCTCACCAATGAGCCCCTATTTTTCCGTGGCACTGGTGTACATGCAGCGCTACAAGTCGGATATGGGGCTGGGGACTCTGATGGCAACGATGTTGCCATTGTCGGTGTCCTTCCTGCTGGCGTGGTCGGCATTCCTGATGTTGTGGCTGTTGATGGGGCTTCCCATCGGGCCGGGTGTCTACATGATGGCGACCTGA
- a CDS encoding LysR family transcriptional regulator has product MTLLDKRAQYLYEVASCGGIRAAAEHLEVSPSVVSRQIRRLEQSLGMALVERQGRQLHLTEAGCLVADAHRAQRQLNVDLDDTLSRLRNLQTGKVVVSVGDGFIDSFLNSVLGKVSREYPDVMIDIKTGIYYPREPYEMVIEDEVDIAITYGPVSDPRLRVHSFSRGSLCILVNPQHELAEQACVSVEQLARHKLIFLPDIAGTQQCVNAIFRAAGILVTPAYRCNLHSVSRRMARAGIGVAFMTEAAAREEVERGDLVAIPIDHPIARDTQGNLVRRTGRRLTPAAGYLWKLMLTMH; this is encoded by the coding sequence ATGACATTACTCGACAAGCGTGCCCAGTATCTCTACGAAGTTGCCAGTTGCGGCGGCATCCGAGCGGCGGCCGAACACCTTGAGGTAAGCCCATCGGTCGTCAGTCGCCAGATTCGACGCCTGGAACAGAGCCTGGGTATGGCCCTGGTAGAGCGTCAAGGACGGCAATTGCATCTCACCGAAGCCGGATGTCTGGTCGCCGATGCTCACCGTGCCCAACGACAACTCAATGTCGACCTCGATGATACCCTGTCGCGCCTGCGCAACCTGCAGACCGGCAAGGTGGTCGTATCGGTGGGCGACGGCTTCATCGACAGCTTCCTGAACAGCGTGCTGGGCAAGGTCTCGCGTGAGTATCCCGACGTGATGATCGATATCAAGACCGGTATTTATTACCCGCGTGAGCCCTACGAGATGGTAATCGAGGACGAGGTCGACATTGCCATCACCTACGGCCCGGTATCCGACCCGCGTTTGAGGGTACATTCCTTTTCGCGTGGCTCGCTCTGTATTCTGGTCAACCCACAACACGAACTCGCCGAGCAGGCTTGCGTCAGTGTCGAACAGCTAGCCCGCCACAAGTTGATCTTCCTGCCGGATATCGCCGGCACCCAGCAATGCGTCAACGCGATATTCCGCGCCGCAGGCATCCTGGTGACGCCGGCATACCGATGTAATCTGCACTCCGTATCGCGACGCATGGCCCGCGCCGGTATCGGCGTGGCATTCATGACAGAGGCAGCTGCGCGGGAGGAAGTCGAGCGCGGTGACCTTGTGGCCATCCCCATCGACCACCCTATCGCCAGAGATACTCAAGGCAACCTGGTGCGGCGAACCGGCAGGCGTTTGACACCCGCCGCCGGTTATCTCTGGAAGCTGATGCTGACGATGCACTGA
- the rsmD gene encoding 16S rRNA (guanine(966)-N(2))-methyltransferase RsmD has translation MTRKRSSSRSGRAPRNVSRPGQLRIIGGDHRRRQLPVLDKPGLRPTPDRVRETLYNWLTGELYGARVLDLFAGTGALGLEALSRGAREATFVESDRQVAELIEQNLATLGIAQSNVLHTDAIAWLQSTVPDTPYSLVLLDPPFRLDLATPCCTILEAAGWLATESWIYLEVEKGLAPQVPDNWQLHRELRAGDSHARLYHRHARALDRDQ, from the coding sequence ATGACACGAAAACGCTCTTCTTCACGCTCCGGCCGGGCCCCGCGCAACGTCTCGCGCCCCGGCCAGCTACGTATCATCGGCGGTGATCACCGACGCCGACAGCTACCCGTACTCGACAAACCTGGCCTGCGCCCAACACCGGACCGCGTGCGCGAGACACTGTACAACTGGCTTACGGGAGAACTCTACGGCGCCCGGGTGCTCGACCTTTTTGCAGGCACGGGCGCACTGGGACTCGAGGCCTTGTCACGCGGTGCTCGTGAAGCTACCTTCGTCGAAAGTGATCGTCAGGTTGCCGAACTGATCGAGCAGAACCTGGCCACACTCGGCATCGCGCAGAGCAATGTCCTGCATACTGACGCCATCGCCTGGCTCCAGAGTACAGTACCAGACACACCGTATTCACTGGTGTTGTTGGATCCGCCGTTCCGTCTCGATCTGGCTACCCCTTGCTGCACGATCCTGGAAGCCGCTGGCTGGCTGGCCACCGAAAGCTGGATCTACCTGGAAGTCGAGAAAGGACTTGCCCCGCAAGTTCCGGATAATTGGCAATTGCACCGTGAATTACGAGCCGGCGACAGCCATGCGAGACTCTACCACCGCCATGCCCGGGCTCTCGACCGAGATCAGTGA
- the ftsY gene encoding signal recognition particle-docking protein FtsY: MFGFLKRKKKPDDQEQTQSLLPDDALSEDGLSEKHGQADEAAVQETDAGTSEPEAVHSPEEQQVVEQAEPVAEPEESESAEGDAIPRDAEAPVVEEPEVEEPELQAEEPVTTDLEQGSVIIEPDAGSASAAPALQEKPTLQDKPRSEKKGWLARMRDGLGKTRANLSDGLADLFLGRKQIDEDLIEELETQLLMADVGIEATSEIIESLSDRVSRKELNDPDALYRALQQELGNILEPVSQPLELPASGEGPFVILVVGVNGVGKTTTIGKLTQRFQREGKSVMLAAGDTFRAAAVEQLKVWGERNSVPVVAQHTGADSASVIFDAVSAARARKVDVLIADTAGRLHNKSHLMEELKKVHRVMGKLDASAPHEVMLVLDAGTGQNALSQAATFNEAVPVTGITLTKLDGTAKGGIIFALAQQLKTPIRFIGVGESLDDLRPFVASEFVDALFDRRSGDADE; encoded by the coding sequence ATGTTCGGATTTTTGAAACGCAAGAAGAAGCCCGATGATCAGGAGCAGACGCAGAGCCTGCTGCCTGATGACGCGCTGTCTGAGGATGGGCTGTCCGAGAAGCATGGACAGGCCGATGAAGCCGCTGTGCAGGAGACCGACGCAGGTACGTCGGAGCCAGAGGCTGTCCACTCCCCTGAGGAACAACAGGTAGTCGAGCAGGCTGAACCTGTTGCGGAGCCTGAGGAGAGTGAGAGTGCCGAGGGCGACGCTATCCCGCGTGATGCGGAAGCGCCGGTAGTGGAAGAGCCTGAGGTGGAAGAGCCTGAGCTGCAAGCCGAAGAGCCGGTGACAACCGACCTCGAGCAGGGGTCGGTTATCATCGAGCCTGATGCCGGATCAGCAAGCGCCGCGCCAGCGCTGCAAGAGAAGCCAACGCTTCAGGACAAGCCGCGTAGCGAGAAGAAGGGCTGGTTGGCGCGGATGCGCGACGGCCTCGGCAAGACCCGCGCCAACCTGAGTGATGGCCTGGCGGATCTCTTCCTGGGTCGCAAACAGATTGATGAAGATCTGATCGAGGAGCTGGAGACTCAGTTGCTGATGGCGGATGTCGGTATCGAGGCAACCTCCGAGATCATCGAATCGTTGTCCGACCGGGTGTCGCGCAAGGAACTGAATGACCCTGATGCGTTGTACCGGGCGTTGCAGCAGGAGCTGGGCAATATTCTTGAACCGGTGTCTCAGCCATTGGAGTTGCCGGCATCCGGTGAAGGTCCTTTCGTGATTCTGGTGGTTGGCGTCAATGGCGTGGGGAAGACCACGACCATCGGCAAACTGACCCAGCGCTTCCAGCGTGAAGGCAAGAGCGTCATGCTGGCAGCGGGTGACACCTTCCGGGCCGCAGCTGTCGAGCAGCTCAAGGTCTGGGGCGAGCGCAACAGTGTTCCTGTGGTCGCCCAGCATACTGGTGCTGATAGCGCTTCGGTGATCTTTGATGCGGTTTCGGCGGCGCGCGCGCGCAAGGTCGACGTGTTGATTGCCGATACCGCTGGGCGCTTGCACAACAAGAGTCACCTGATGGAGGAGTTGAAGAAGGTCCATCGAGTGATGGGCAAGCTCGATGCGAGTGCTCCCCATGAAGTGATGTTGGTGCTTGATGCCGGGACTGGCCAGAATGCACTGTCCCAGGCGGCGACCTTCAATGAGGCGGTGCCGGTCACGGGGATTACCCTGACCAAGCTCGATGGTACCGCCAAGGGGGGCATCATTTTTGCGCTGGCACAGCAACTCAAGACTCCGATTCGCTTTATCGGTGTGGGAGAGTCGCTCGACGATCTGCGACCTTTCGTGGCTAGCGAATTTGTCGATGCACTGTTTGACCGTCGCTCGGGTGATGCTGACGAATGA
- the ftsE gene encoding cell division ATP-binding protein FtsE — MIEFDNVGKRYGGRFDALAHLSFRVDRGEMVFLTGHSGAGKSSLLRLVMRLERPSRGRVLVAGHDIDRLHPSQLPFYRRQIGVVFQDHQLLFDRSIYHNVALPLEIRGLPPRDTARRVRAALDKVGLLHREKALPIELSGGEQQRVGIARAVVNKPSLLLADEPTGNLDPQLSADIMTLFEDFHHIGTTVMIASHDLALIARLRHRTLRLRDGRLVADEERA; from the coding sequence ATGATCGAGTTCGATAACGTCGGCAAGCGATACGGGGGTCGCTTTGACGCCCTGGCGCACCTCAGTTTTCGTGTCGACCGGGGGGAGATGGTGTTCCTCACCGGGCACTCTGGTGCCGGCAAGAGTTCGTTGTTGCGTCTGGTCATGCGCCTCGAGCGGCCTTCTCGGGGCCGCGTGCTGGTCGCTGGCCACGATATCGATCGTCTTCACCCCAGCCAGTTGCCGTTCTATCGGCGCCAGATCGGGGTCGTATTCCAGGATCACCAACTGCTGTTCGACCGCTCGATCTATCACAACGTTGCGCTACCGCTGGAAATTCGCGGATTGCCTCCTCGTGATACGGCGCGTCGCGTGCGGGCTGCGTTGGACAAGGTGGGGTTGCTGCATCGTGAGAAGGCTTTACCCATCGAGCTTTCCGGCGGCGAGCAGCAGCGAGTGGGCATCGCTCGAGCCGTAGTCAACAAGCCGTCGCTGCTGCTTGCCGACGAGCCTACCGGTAATCTCGACCCACAACTCTCGGCGGACATCATGACGTTGTTCGAGGATTTTCATCACATTGGCACCACGGTGATGATTGCCAGTCACGATCTCGCGCTGATTGCACGCCTGCGGCATCGTACGCTGCGGCTCAGGGACGGGCGCCTGGTTGCCGATGAGGAGAGGGCATGA
- the ftsX gene encoding permease-like cell division protein FtsX translates to MSRVDTSQQTPRPRGARQQSVETQAQWQAWCRHHRAMCIDSSRRLLKQPLGSLLTMLAIAIALVLPSGLWLTLDSARLVSAELDASATLTAYLEQRVTDAEAGRILQALDAQPDIASTRLITASQGMEEFQQSLGLDDALTHLDSNPLPATVVITPSDPVPEKMRALAGRLGEMSGIEEVRLDLAWVERLRQLTEVGQRVTLALVVLFGLGVLLVVGNTIRLAVENRRKEIEVVTLIGATHAFVRRPFLYSGAWYGLGGGLIALLLLTVGGGWLATPVAALAESYGAHYTLPSLGLAGSTILLSCSTILGWLGAWIAVSRHLAGIKPR, encoded by the coding sequence ATGAGCAGGGTGGATACGAGTCAGCAGACGCCGCGTCCACGTGGTGCGCGCCAGCAGTCCGTTGAGACTCAGGCTCAGTGGCAGGCATGGTGCCGTCATCATCGCGCCATGTGCATCGACAGTAGCCGACGCTTGCTCAAGCAACCATTGGGAAGCTTGTTGACCATGCTGGCAATTGCCATCGCGCTGGTGCTGCCCAGTGGGTTGTGGCTGACCCTCGACAGTGCTCGCCTGGTCAGTGCCGAGCTGGATGCCAGTGCCACACTCACTGCCTATCTCGAGCAGCGAGTCACTGATGCTGAGGCGGGACGCATTCTGCAGGCGCTGGATGCCCAGCCGGACATCGCGTCGACACGCCTGATTACTGCCAGCCAGGGAATGGAGGAGTTTCAGCAGTCGCTGGGACTGGATGATGCCTTGACGCATCTCGACTCGAATCCGCTGCCGGCCACTGTGGTGATTACTCCCAGCGATCCAGTGCCGGAAAAGATGCGTGCCCTGGCTGGGCGACTTGGCGAAATGAGCGGGATTGAGGAAGTGCGTCTGGACCTTGCCTGGGTCGAGAGATTGCGTCAGCTGACGGAAGTCGGTCAGCGTGTGACGCTGGCGCTGGTGGTGCTTTTTGGTTTGGGAGTGCTGTTGGTCGTCGGCAACACCATTCGCCTGGCTGTCGAGAACCGCCGCAAGGAAATCGAAGTCGTTACGCTGATCGGTGCCACCCACGCTTTTGTGCGACGCCCATTCCTCTACAGCGGCGCCTGGTACGGGCTCGGTGGCGGCCTCATCGCCTTGTTGCTGTTGACCGTTGGCGGCGGTTGGCTGGCCACGCCGGTCGCGGCGCTGGCGGAAAGCTACGGTGCACATTATACGCTGCCGAGTCTTGGGCTGGCCGGCTCTACAATATTGCTCAGTTGTAGTACAATATTGGGCTGGTTGGGGGCATGGATAGCGGTGAGCCGCCATCTCGCGGGCATCAAACCGCGTTAG
- the rpoH gene encoding RNA polymerase sigma factor RpoH — protein MSNSLLPVGHLSPGHDLNGYIQAVNRIAVLSVDEERELAYRLQDEGDLEAARRLVMSHLRFVVHIARSYSGYGLPQADLIQEGNVGLMKAVKRFDPNQGVRLVSFAVHWIKAEIHEFVLRNWRIVKIATTKAQRKLFFNLRSAKKRLAWLNNDEVDAIARDLDVKPEVVREMEGRLTSHDAGFDAAPGDDEDSVYQAPAHYLDDASLDPAAQLEDSDWEQDSSRRLQNALASLDERSRNILVQRWLSDNKSTLHELADVYGVSAERIRQLEKNAMKKVREQLCDAMMAA, from the coding sequence ATGAGCAACAGTCTTCTGCCGGTCGGTCATCTTTCACCGGGTCATGACCTCAATGGCTACATCCAGGCGGTCAACCGCATCGCCGTATTGAGTGTCGATGAAGAGCGCGAGCTCGCCTATCGTCTCCAGGATGAAGGTGATCTCGAGGCTGCGCGTCGCCTGGTCATGTCCCATTTACGCTTTGTCGTGCACATCGCACGTAGTTACTCCGGCTACGGACTTCCCCAGGCAGACCTGATTCAGGAAGGCAACGTCGGCTTGATGAAGGCCGTCAAACGCTTCGATCCGAATCAGGGTGTGCGTCTGGTGTCCTTTGCCGTGCATTGGATCAAGGCGGAAATCCACGAGTTTGTGCTGCGCAACTGGCGTATCGTCAAGATTGCCACGACCAAGGCGCAGCGTAAGCTGTTCTTCAATCTGCGCAGCGCCAAGAAGCGTCTGGCCTGGCTGAATAACGATGAGGTCGATGCCATTGCGCGCGATCTCGACGTCAAGCCGGAAGTGGTGCGTGAGATGGAAGGGCGCCTGACATCGCATGATGCCGGCTTCGATGCCGCCCCAGGCGATGATGAGGACAGCGTCTATCAGGCCCCGGCCCATTATCTTGATGATGCCAGCCTTGATCCGGCAGCACAGCTGGAGGACAGCGACTGGGAACAGGATTCCAGCCGTCGCCTACAGAATGCGCTGGCATCTCTGGATGAGCGTTCGCGTAATATTCTGGTACAGCGCTGGCTGTCGGATAACAAATCGACCCTCCACGAATTGGCCGACGTCTACGGCGTATCCGCCGAGCGTATTCGCCAGCTCGAGAAGAATGCGATGAAGAAGGTTCGTGAACAACTCTGCGACGCGATGATGGCGGCGTAG